Proteins encoded together in one Streptomyces sp. B1I3 window:
- a CDS encoding radical SAM protein, which translates to MTNGAVIPRVADDQIVTAFSNEILHLIILPTEQCNFRCVYCYEDFSVGTMKAPVIAGVKRLLARRIPTLRQLHIGWFGGEPLIALNVIEDISKSVKSLTCERSELTYTSEVTTNAYRLDLATAERLSEMNVRHYQITLDGPPEFHDQTRIQRNGQGSFERVWGNLLALRSSSLDLSISLRVHVTPANLIAMPEFLLRIRKAFLDDPRFVVLIKAVGHWGGPNDDKFDVLDATKGADEIKALEELVSREAGTQSVYHPGNVCYASRPNSLLIRASGDVGKCTVALSDPANSIGRLLEDGNLELRSDSLKPWLRGWNSADADVLECPLVGLPRSSGEPVLMQIGAGPGAPKGGHGEASE; encoded by the coding sequence ATCATCCTCCCCACCGAGCAGTGCAATTTTCGTTGTGTCTACTGCTACGAGGACTTCAGCGTCGGAACCATGAAGGCCCCCGTGATTGCGGGAGTGAAACGGCTGTTGGCACGCCGCATCCCGACCCTGAGGCAGCTGCACATCGGATGGTTCGGAGGTGAACCGCTCATTGCACTCAATGTGATTGAGGATATCTCCAAGTCGGTGAAGTCGCTCACATGTGAACGGTCTGAACTAACGTACACGAGTGAGGTCACGACCAACGCCTACAGGCTTGACTTGGCGACTGCGGAGCGCTTGAGCGAGATGAATGTTCGGCATTACCAAATTACGCTGGATGGGCCTCCAGAATTTCACGATCAGACGCGCATCCAGAGAAATGGGCAAGGTTCGTTCGAGCGAGTATGGGGCAATCTGCTCGCACTCAGGTCAAGTTCTCTCGACCTGAGTATCTCCCTGCGGGTGCACGTCACGCCGGCCAATCTCATTGCGATGCCAGAGTTCCTGCTCCGGATCCGTAAGGCATTTTTGGATGACCCGAGATTCGTAGTCCTTATCAAGGCTGTGGGTCACTGGGGAGGGCCAAACGACGACAAGTTCGACGTCCTTGATGCTACTAAGGGTGCCGACGAGATCAAGGCGCTCGAGGAGCTTGTATCTCGGGAGGCCGGAACGCAATCCGTGTATCACCCGGGAAACGTTTGTTATGCTTCTCGCCCCAACTCGCTGCTAATTAGAGCTTCGGGGGATGTCGGCAAATGCACAGTAGCATTGTCCGACCCCGCAAACAGTATCGGTCGTCTGCTCGAGGACGGGAATCTGGAGCTACGGAGCGATAGCCTCAAGCCGTGGCTCCGGGGCTGGAATAGTGCCGACGCCGACGTTCTCGAGTGCCCACTCGTAGGCCTGCCGAGATCTTCGGGAGAACCAGTGCTTATGCAAATCGGAGCTGGGCCTGGCGCCCCGAAGGGCGGCCATGGTGAAGCCAGCGAATGA